Proteins co-encoded in one Thermodesulfobacteriota bacterium genomic window:
- a CDS encoding flagellar biosynthesis repressor FlbT: MALKITLKPNERMIIDGAVITNGSKVTDFVIENKVPVLRQSDILREEEADSPCRRIYFAIQLMYVDKENQATHYANFWNLAQDTVKAAPSMVGFVDQISEHISSNRYYQAIKITKKMIEYEQEVLSRAQ, encoded by the coding sequence ATGGCTCTTAAAATCACATTAAAACCAAATGAGCGAATGATAATCGACGGAGCGGTTATTACCAATGGCAGTAAAGTTACCGATTTTGTGATTGAAAACAAGGTTCCGGTCCTCAGGCAATCAGATATACTGAGGGAGGAGGAGGCCGATTCCCCGTGCCGTCGGATTTATTTCGCCATCCAGCTCATGTATGTTGATAAAGAAAATCAGGCCACCCATTATGCTAATTTTTGGAACCTTGCACAGGATACAGTAAAAGCCGCCCCCAGTATGGTCGGTTTTGTGGACCAGATCAGCGAGCATATATCAAGCAACAGGTATTACCAGGCGATAAAAATTACAAAAAAGATGATAGAATACGAACAGGAGGTATTAAGCCGTGCACAATAA
- the flaF gene encoding flagellar biosynthesis regulator FlaF, with amino-acid sequence MHNNPLEAYKTVEKKTMPGRETEARVLTQAALKLKDCQDNWGAKDRDEKLDEALKYTQRIWSIFQGEISNEDNPLPKQLKINLLRLSSFIDKRIFETMSYPSPEKLTAVININRNIASGLRGSASD; translated from the coding sequence GTGCACAATAATCCTTTGGAAGCCTATAAAACAGTGGAGAAGAAAACCATGCCCGGAAGAGAAACAGAGGCAAGGGTTCTCACCCAGGCCGCACTTAAGCTTAAAGATTGCCAGGATAACTGGGGCGCAAAAGATCGGGATGAAAAGCTAGATGAAGCCCTCAAATATACGCAAAGGATATGGAGTATCTTTCAGGGCGAAATTTCAAATGAGGACAACCCGCTTCCCAAACAATTAAAGATCAACCTGCTTCGGCTCAGTTCATTTATCGATAAACGGATTTTTGAAACCATGAGCTACCCGTCACCAGAAAAGCTTACTGCGGTCATCAATATCAACCGGAATATCGCCTCGGGATTAAGAGGCTCAGCTTCTGACTGA